A section of the Ornithinimicrobium sufpigmenti genome encodes:
- a CDS encoding ABC transporter permease, which produces MTSTTAPTRAPGPLRLVWLHTRFNVLETVRIPIAVIGNLLFPSLAMVFFVVPSPQVAADPTAATTAVGQLALFAVISAYLFTFGTGVAEDRALPFDGYVRTLPAGVLPRLAGRVATGVLFALTALVPLILLGWLLTEARVTATTLLLGVVVLLATALPFLMLGLAIGYRMSNKAAIAVVQVVLFPLAFAGGLFLPPQTFPDWLETLSRALPSRAGRDLLVEALTGVGAYPLALPVLVAWGVLFTALAVLAYRRDEGRRFR; this is translated from the coding sequence ATGACCAGCACCACGGCACCGACCCGGGCGCCGGGGCCCCTGCGGCTCGTCTGGCTGCATACCCGGTTCAACGTCCTGGAGACGGTCCGCATCCCGATCGCCGTCATCGGCAACCTGCTGTTCCCGAGCCTGGCGATGGTCTTCTTCGTCGTGCCCAGCCCGCAGGTCGCCGCCGACCCGACCGCCGCCACCACCGCGGTCGGGCAGCTGGCGTTGTTCGCCGTCATCTCGGCCTACCTCTTCACCTTCGGCACCGGTGTGGCCGAGGACCGCGCCCTGCCCTTCGACGGGTATGTCCGCACGCTGCCCGCCGGCGTCCTGCCGCGCCTGGCCGGCCGGGTGGCGACCGGCGTCCTCTTCGCGCTCACGGCGCTGGTCCCCCTCATCCTGCTGGGCTGGTTGCTCACCGAGGCACGGGTGACGGCCACCACCCTGCTCCTGGGCGTCGTGGTGCTGCTCGCCACCGCGCTGCCCTTCCTCATGCTGGGCCTGGCCATCGGCTACCGGATGAGCAACAAGGCGGCGATCGCCGTCGTCCAGGTCGTGCTCTTCCCGCTCGCCTTCGCCGGCGGCCTGTTCCTGCCTCCCCAGACGTTCCCCGACTGGCTCGAGACGCTGTCCCGGGCACTGCCCAGCCGGGCCGGGCGGGACCTGCTCGTCGAGGCGCTCACGGGCGTAGGCGCCTACCCGCTCGCGCTCCCGGTGCTCGTGGCCTGGGGCGTGCTGTTCACCGCGCTCGCGGTGCTGGCCTACCGGCGCGACGAGGGGCGTCGCTTCCGCTGA
- a CDS encoding Lrp/AsnC family transcriptional regulator, producing MPKNPRDHKPLDPVDLALVRLLEQDGRMSNAMLAREVGIAESTCLVRVRSLRERGVIRGIHADIDPVAVGRPVEAMIAVRFGGHRRSHFEQFTEEVPALPGVLGAFHVSGAIDYYVHVACPSADALRDFVLDHLTNRPGVLHAETSLIFESQRGRGTMTRPDDLPREPA from the coding sequence GTGCCGAAGAATCCTCGTGACCACAAGCCCCTGGACCCCGTCGACCTGGCGCTCGTGCGTCTGCTCGAGCAGGACGGGAGGATGTCCAACGCGATGCTCGCCCGGGAGGTGGGGATCGCCGAGTCCACGTGCCTGGTGCGGGTGCGCAGCCTGCGCGAGCGGGGCGTGATCCGCGGCATCCACGCCGACATCGACCCGGTCGCGGTCGGTCGACCGGTCGAGGCGATGATCGCCGTCCGCTTCGGCGGCCACCGCCGCAGCCACTTCGAGCAGTTCACCGAGGAGGTCCCCGCCCTGCCCGGGGTGCTCGGCGCGTTCCACGTCTCCGGCGCCATCGACTACTACGTCCACGTCGCCTGCCCCAGCGCGGACGCCCTGCGCGACTTCGTGCTCGACCACCTCACCAACCGCCCCGGGGTGCTGCACGCCGAGACCTCGCTGATCTTCGAGAGCCAGCGCGGACGGGGCACGATGACCCGCCCGGACGACCTGCCGCGCGAACCGGCTTGA
- a CDS encoding winged helix-turn-helix domain-containing protein yields the protein MGVTTHEAQRPARTPLELARSIAAPASTPRQQVSLASPASPASPVSPAAQRHPTAAPSLIVIVAASRAEQQRLLASIPADVPVLVTTSAEQAEALLHTLPLRTAPGAGPTHGPGTAPVTLLTSTPTPAPTSTPTGMTPSLPGPTVRAAERTVSWAGGHSVRLTPLEFALLQTLISDQGRVWSFAELSTKVWATGFVGDGAQVRAVVKRLRRKLGEAQAPVMVETVRGSGFRLASRPSPCVT from the coding sequence ATGGGGGTCACCACCCACGAGGCACAGCGGCCGGCCCGCACCCCGCTGGAACTCGCCCGGTCCATCGCTGCACCGGCGTCGACGCCGAGACAGCAGGTGTCCTTGGCGTCCCCGGCGTCGCCTGCTTCGCCTGTCTCCCCGGCGGCGCAGAGACACCCGACCGCGGCCCCGAGCCTGATCGTCATCGTCGCGGCCAGCCGAGCCGAGCAGCAGCGGCTGCTGGCCAGCATCCCCGCGGACGTGCCCGTCCTGGTCACCACGAGCGCGGAGCAGGCCGAGGCGCTGCTGCACACCCTGCCCTTGCGCACCGCTCCCGGCGCTGGTCCCACCCACGGTCCAGGCACGGCGCCCGTCACCCTTCTCACCTCAACGCCCACCCCAGCGCCCACCTCAACACCCACCGGGATGACCCCCAGCCTCCCAGGGCCGACGGTGAGAGCGGCGGAGCGGACCGTCTCGTGGGCGGGCGGGCACAGCGTCAGGCTGACCCCGCTGGAGTTCGCGCTCCTTCAGACGCTCATCTCGGACCAGGGCCGGGTGTGGTCCTTCGCCGAGCTGTCCACCAAGGTCTGGGCCACCGGCTTCGTCGGCGACGGTGCCCAGGTGCGGGCGGTCGTGAAACGGCTGCGCCGCAAGCTCGGCGAGGCCCAGGCCCCGGTGATGGTGGAGACGGTCCGGGGGTCCGGATTCCGTCTCGCCTCCCGCCCCAGCCCGTGCGTCACCTGA
- a CDS encoding ABC transporter ATP-binding protein — protein METIISVQHARRTFGQVVALDDVSLEVGAGELVGLLGPNGAGKTTLLSLVNGQRRPDSGSVRIFGADPRNPAARLSLGTTPQETGLPPTLKVGEVVDFVAGHYADPMSRTEALQRFELTGLVDRQTGGLSGGQKRRLAVALSLVGRPRLVLLDEPTTGLDVEARRGLWQALRDYHADGATIVLTSHYLEEVEALAERVVVIGEGRVLVDGAIGEVLAQVNVRRVSLQTDAPREQLAALPGVTEVTDEGAVRRLLTSDSDALVRALVQDLIPYRGLEVRGVSLEEAFLALTGDAASTTDKEMAV, from the coding sequence ATGGAGACGATCATCAGCGTGCAGCACGCACGCAGGACCTTCGGCCAGGTCGTCGCCCTCGACGACGTCAGCCTGGAGGTGGGGGCCGGCGAGCTGGTCGGCCTGCTCGGGCCCAACGGCGCCGGCAAGACGACGCTGCTCTCGCTGGTCAACGGCCAGCGCCGCCCGGACTCCGGCAGCGTGCGCATCTTCGGCGCCGACCCCCGGAACCCCGCCGCGCGGCTGTCGCTCGGGACGACGCCTCAGGAGACGGGCCTGCCTCCCACCCTCAAGGTGGGCGAGGTGGTCGACTTCGTCGCCGGGCACTACGCCGACCCGATGAGCCGGACCGAGGCGCTGCAGCGCTTCGAGCTCACCGGGCTCGTCGACCGCCAGACCGGTGGTCTGTCCGGCGGGCAGAAGCGGCGGCTGGCCGTGGCGCTCTCGCTCGTCGGCCGCCCCCGCCTGGTGCTGCTCGACGAGCCGACGACCGGCCTGGACGTCGAGGCGCGCCGGGGGCTGTGGCAGGCGCTACGGGACTACCACGCCGACGGCGCGACGATCGTGCTCACCAGCCACTACCTGGAGGAGGTCGAGGCGCTGGCCGAGCGCGTCGTCGTCATCGGCGAGGGACGGGTGCTCGTCGACGGCGCCATCGGCGAGGTGCTCGCCCAGGTGAACGTCCGCCGGGTGTCGTTGCAGACCGACGCTCCTCGCGAGCAGCTCGCCGCACTGCCGGGCGTCACCGAGGTCACCGACGAGGGGGCCGTCCGGCGGCTGCTGACCAGTGACTCCGACGCCCTCGTCCGAGCCCTGGTCCAGGACCTGATCCCCTACCGCGGGCTGGAGGTGCGCGGCGTCTCGCTGGAGGAGGCGTTCCTCGCCCTGACCGGTGACGCGGCCAGCACGACCGACAAGGAGATGGCGGTATGA
- a CDS encoding transcriptional regulator, with the protein MTDIELDPVIHAQSRLRVMAALAALGPKDRLTFTKLQQVLDMTPGNLSTHLRKLEDAGYVDVEKLIEGRSPVTYVSLSTGGRRAFETYTESLEALLRGTP; encoded by the coding sequence ATGACCGACATCGAGCTCGACCCGGTCATCCACGCCCAGTCCCGGTTGCGGGTGATGGCGGCGCTGGCCGCGCTGGGGCCGAAGGACCGGCTCACCTTCACCAAGCTGCAGCAGGTCCTGGACATGACTCCGGGGAACCTGTCCACCCACCTGCGCAAGCTCGAGGACGCCGGCTACGTCGACGTCGAGAAGCTCATCGAAGGCCGCAGCCCGGTCACCTATGTGTCGTTGAGCACAGGGGGCCGCCGCGCCTTCGAGACCTACACCGAGTCCCTGGAAGCCCTACTGAGAGGCACCCCATGA
- the tmk gene encoding dTMP kinase yields the protein MTEQIPPPPATRGHGGGLFVAFEGGDGAGKSTQSGLLGQWLTDQGYAVRHTREPGGTALGRQVRELLLHGEDGSVSPRAEALLFAADRAHHVASLVRPALLAGQVVLSDRYLDSSVAYQGAARALGHDEVRELSLWAVEGLVPDLTVLLDVSAREGRARRGEVHDRLERETDEFHDRVRRGFLDLAAREPGRYLVLDASRPVAELAAAIRRRVTELLSQRGKVAAQERLG from the coding sequence GTGACCGAGCAGATCCCGCCGCCGCCCGCGACACGCGGCCACGGCGGCGGGCTGTTCGTCGCCTTCGAGGGTGGCGACGGGGCCGGGAAGTCCACCCAGTCCGGGCTGCTGGGCCAGTGGCTGACCGACCAGGGGTATGCCGTGCGGCATACCCGTGAGCCCGGGGGCACCGCCCTGGGACGCCAGGTCCGCGAGCTGCTCCTGCACGGCGAGGACGGCTCGGTCAGCCCGCGCGCGGAGGCCCTGCTCTTCGCCGCAGACCGGGCGCACCACGTCGCGTCCCTCGTGCGACCCGCACTCCTGGCCGGGCAGGTGGTGCTCTCCGACCGCTACCTCGACTCCTCCGTCGCCTACCAGGGGGCGGCGCGGGCGCTGGGCCATGACGAGGTGCGCGAGCTGTCGCTGTGGGCCGTGGAAGGCCTCGTGCCCGACCTCACCGTGCTGCTCGACGTCAGCGCGCGCGAGGGCCGGGCGCGTCGAGGCGAGGTGCACGACCGGCTGGAGCGCGAGACGGACGAGTTCCACGACCGGGTCCGGCGGGGTTTCCTCGACCTCGCCGCTCGCGAGCCCGGCCGCTACCTGGTGCTCGACGCCTCCCGGCCCGTGGCGGAGCTGGCCGCGGCGATCCGCCGGCGGGTCACCGAGCTCCTGTCGCAGCGCGGCAAGGTCGCGGCGCAGGAGCGGCTCGGGTGA
- a CDS encoding alpha/beta hydrolase has translation MSRLHTPRARLVAVAASLALLAGCQQGDDASPDGTGPSGNQDGTSAEEAGDRGETGEAGSSASSAPAGTARPPADEDAPEGLEDFYGQELGWSSCEGSFECAGLMVPLDYQDPGGATIELALLRSPAVGQAQGSLVVNPGGPGASGVDYAMLAPMVVSAEVREVYDVVGFDPRGVARSAPIECFTDEQMDTLLGADPTPETPEEEAESRELMQQFAAACAENAPELVGHVSTVEAARDMDILRSALGDDQLAYLGASYGTFLGATYASLFPERVGRLVLDGAIDPTISGLEVGLGQAEGFERATRAYVEDCVAGGDCPLGDDVDTAMAAIPAFLDDLDATPLPVRGDVVEELTEGWGMYGIIVAMYDQAGWPILSQAFAQAQEGDGTMLMFLANLYASRSSDGSYDGNGMQAIYAVNCLDRPAGEEELDPDAVLEQFEEVSPTWGRYLAGEGACQYWPAEAQETIEDYSASDADPIVVIGTTRDPATPYEWAVSLADILDPGVLVSFDGDGHTAYGRSNDCVQDAVDSYLVEGTVPEDGLNC, from the coding sequence GTGTCGAGACTGCACACCCCCCGCGCCAGGCTGGTCGCGGTCGCGGCGAGCCTGGCCCTGCTGGCAGGGTGCCAGCAGGGCGACGACGCGAGCCCGGACGGCACCGGCCCGAGCGGCAACCAGGACGGCACGAGCGCCGAGGAGGCCGGCGACAGAGGCGAGACCGGGGAGGCGGGCTCCTCGGCCTCATCGGCGCCCGCCGGCACCGCGCGGCCCCCGGCGGACGAGGACGCCCCGGAGGGGCTGGAGGACTTCTACGGCCAGGAGCTGGGGTGGAGCAGCTGCGAGGGCAGCTTCGAGTGCGCAGGGCTCATGGTGCCGCTCGACTACCAGGACCCCGGTGGCGCCACCATCGAGCTGGCGCTGCTGCGCTCGCCGGCCGTCGGCCAGGCCCAGGGCTCGCTGGTCGTCAACCCTGGTGGTCCCGGTGCGTCCGGGGTCGACTACGCGATGCTGGCGCCGATGGTGGTCTCCGCCGAGGTGCGCGAGGTCTACGACGTGGTCGGCTTCGACCCGCGCGGCGTCGCCCGGTCGGCACCGATCGAGTGCTTCACCGATGAGCAGATGGACACCTTGCTGGGCGCCGACCCCACACCGGAGACCCCGGAGGAGGAGGCGGAGTCCAGGGAGCTGATGCAGCAGTTCGCCGCCGCCTGCGCGGAGAACGCCCCGGAGCTGGTGGGCCACGTCTCGACCGTCGAGGCCGCCCGCGACATGGACATCCTGCGCTCGGCGCTCGGCGATGACCAGCTTGCCTACCTCGGCGCCTCCTACGGCACCTTCCTGGGCGCCACCTATGCCAGCCTCTTCCCCGAGCGCGTGGGCCGCCTGGTGCTCGACGGCGCCATCGACCCCACGATCAGCGGGCTGGAGGTCGGCCTCGGCCAGGCGGAGGGGTTCGAACGCGCGACCCGGGCCTACGTCGAGGACTGCGTCGCCGGCGGCGACTGCCCGCTGGGTGACGACGTGGACACCGCGATGGCGGCCATCCCCGCCTTCCTCGACGACCTCGACGCCACCCCGCTCCCCGTGCGCGGCGACGTGGTCGAGGAGCTCACCGAGGGCTGGGGGATGTACGGCATCATCGTCGCGATGTACGACCAGGCAGGTTGGCCGATCCTGTCCCAGGCCTTCGCCCAGGCCCAGGAGGGCGACGGGACGATGCTGATGTTCCTGGCCAACCTCTACGCCTCGCGCAGCAGCGACGGCAGCTACGACGGCAACGGCATGCAGGCCATCTATGCCGTCAACTGCCTCGACCGGCCGGCCGGCGAGGAGGAGCTGGACCCGGACGCGGTGCTGGAGCAGTTCGAGGAGGTCTCCCCGACCTGGGGCCGCTACCTGGCGGGGGAGGGCGCCTGCCAGTACTGGCCGGCCGAGGCTCAGGAGACGATCGAGGACTACTCCGCGTCCGACGCCGATCCGATCGTGGTCATCGGCACGACCCGCGACCCGGCGACCCCCTACGAGTGGGCGGTGAGCCTGGCCGACATCCTCGACCCCGGGGTGCTGGTCTCCTTCGACGGTGACGGCCACACCGCCTACGGACGCTCCAACGACTGCGTCCAGGACGCCGTCGACAGCTACCTCGTGGAGGGCACCGTGCCGGAGGACGGGCTGAACTGCTGA
- a CDS encoding DNA polymerase III subunit delta': protein MSVFDQLVGQERVVGTLQQAATVPGAMTHAWLFTGPPGSGRSVAARTFAAALQCERHPDGAGCGECQPCRMVLAGSHPDVRVVDTEQTFIKVEEARALVVEAQARPSLGRWRVIIVEDADRLNDYSANTLLKSLEEPTARTVWMLCAPTLEDVLVTIRSRCRHVRLGTPPAAAVADLLVRRDGIDPSMAHYAARAAQSHIGIARRLATDEHARARRREIVSIPLTLRSLGDGLRAAADLVQEAGEGARATSDDYAEQQRRTLLEQVGADPQARTQPPSVRAHLRRLEDRLKAEARRQQHDSIDAALTDLASAYRDALIVATGAQVAQVNTSDPDQIDKLALAMTPEELLGALETIGLARQRLIANGSPLLVLEAMMIGLTLPRGA from the coding sequence GTGAGCGTCTTCGACCAGCTGGTCGGCCAGGAGCGGGTCGTCGGCACGCTGCAGCAGGCGGCCACGGTGCCCGGCGCGATGACGCACGCCTGGCTGTTCACCGGGCCACCGGGTTCCGGGCGCTCGGTCGCGGCCCGGACCTTCGCGGCTGCCCTGCAGTGCGAGAGGCACCCGGACGGGGCCGGGTGCGGTGAGTGTCAGCCGTGCCGGATGGTCCTCGCCGGCAGCCACCCGGACGTGCGGGTGGTCGACACGGAGCAGACCTTCATCAAGGTCGAGGAGGCGAGGGCCCTCGTCGTCGAGGCCCAGGCCCGCCCTAGCCTCGGCCGTTGGCGGGTGATCATCGTGGAGGACGCCGACCGGCTCAACGACTACTCCGCCAACACCTTGCTGAAGTCCTTGGAGGAGCCCACTGCGCGGACGGTGTGGATGCTGTGCGCGCCGACGCTGGAGGACGTGCTGGTGACGATCCGCTCGCGGTGCCGGCACGTGCGGCTGGGGACGCCCCCGGCGGCCGCGGTCGCCGACCTGCTGGTGCGCCGGGACGGCATCGACCCGTCGATGGCCCACTACGCCGCCCGTGCGGCGCAGAGCCACATCGGCATCGCCCGACGGCTGGCCACCGACGAGCACGCCCGCGCCCGCCGGCGCGAGATCGTCTCGATCCCGCTCACCCTGCGTTCCCTCGGGGATGGGCTACGGGCCGCGGCCGACCTCGTGCAGGAGGCCGGCGAAGGGGCCCGGGCAACCTCGGACGACTACGCCGAGCAGCAGCGGCGTACGCTGCTGGAGCAGGTCGGGGCCGACCCGCAGGCGCGGACCCAGCCGCCCTCGGTGCGGGCGCACCTGCGCCGCCTGGAGGACCGGCTCAAGGCCGAGGCCCGCCGCCAGCAGCACGACAGCATCGACGCGGCGCTGACCGACCTGGCCTCGGCCTACCGCGACGCCCTCATCGTGGCCACCGGCGCCCAGGTGGCCCAGGTCAACACCAGCGACCCGGACCAGATCGACAAGCTGGCCCTCGCGATGACTCCGGAGGAGCTGCTGGGTGCGCTGGAGACGATCGGCCTGGCCCGCCAGCGCCTCATCGCCAACGGCTCGCCCCTGCTGGTCCTGGAGGCGATGATGATAGGCCTGACCCTGCCGCGCGGCGCATGA
- a CDS encoding DUF3352 domain-containing protein has translation MTTVTENPGGDLAESRGKKPWLLIGGGVAAAVLISGGAYAVTMLGGGGDRPASVLPGGAAMYAQVDLDPEAGQKISAVRFFQGLDPELREQFSEGQWREWAWNQLRDELDGGEDIDFETDIEPWLGDRAGLALLPQGEGEDPLVTIALQVQDGDAALAFFDEHAQNEADVAYWLESDYVLFTEQDAQQTVQAAIAEGTLAENETFASDMDDLGEAGIMAFWADTAELDDMLVAGANPAMAMTGDMVDSEMPEVAGRTAATVRMTPDAIELHGVTRGAEGVAIPENSDVDSLVTQLPADTAVALSLENGAAMIQSAWDYYAEQSPEEVADITQEAAAAGFSLPDDIKMVLGDSMALSAGSDIVEAFMNVSPTDSGMPALPIGYRAATDTERLQTMLTENGLGAGVLALREDDGVLTLGVDQGYVDTLAEGSGETLGESDLFTAAVADADNAQMVLFVNVNPFEQYYLPEVTDANTRSALEQLGAVGMSGTNESDSDGHFTVRFIADPE, from the coding sequence ATGACGACTGTGACCGAGAACCCCGGCGGAGACCTCGCCGAGAGCCGTGGCAAGAAGCCGTGGCTGCTGATCGGCGGTGGCGTGGCCGCCGCCGTCCTGATCAGCGGCGGCGCCTACGCCGTCACCATGCTGGGCGGCGGCGGGGACCGGCCGGCCAGCGTCCTGCCCGGTGGCGCCGCCATGTACGCGCAGGTCGACCTGGACCCCGAGGCGGGCCAGAAGATCTCCGCGGTGCGCTTCTTCCAGGGTCTGGACCCCGAGCTGCGCGAGCAGTTCAGCGAGGGCCAGTGGCGCGAGTGGGCCTGGAACCAGCTCCGCGACGAGCTCGACGGCGGGGAGGACATCGACTTCGAGACCGACATCGAGCCCTGGCTGGGTGACCGCGCCGGCCTCGCCCTGCTGCCCCAGGGCGAGGGCGAGGACCCCCTGGTGACGATCGCGCTGCAGGTGCAGGACGGGGACGCCGCCCTGGCGTTCTTCGACGAGCACGCGCAGAACGAGGCCGACGTGGCGTACTGGCTGGAGAGCGACTACGTCCTCTTCACCGAGCAGGACGCGCAGCAGACCGTCCAGGCGGCCATCGCCGAGGGCACCCTGGCCGAGAACGAGACCTTCGCCTCCGACATGGACGACCTGGGCGAGGCGGGGATCATGGCGTTCTGGGCCGACACCGCCGAGCTGGACGACATGCTGGTCGCGGGTGCCAACCCGGCCATGGCGATGACCGGGGACATGGTCGACTCCGAGATGCCCGAGGTGGCCGGCCGTACGGCCGCCACCGTGCGGATGACGCCCGACGCGATCGAGCTGCACGGCGTCACCCGCGGCGCCGAGGGCGTGGCGATCCCCGAGAACAGCGACGTCGACTCCCTGGTCACCCAGCTGCCGGCGGACACCGCAGTGGCTCTCTCCCTGGAGAACGGCGCGGCGATGATCCAGTCGGCCTGGGACTACTACGCGGAGCAGAGCCCTGAGGAGGTCGCCGACATCACCCAGGAGGCCGCCGCGGCGGGCTTCTCCCTGCCGGACGACATCAAGATGGTCCTGGGTGACTCGATGGCGCTCTCCGCCGGCTCCGACATCGTCGAGGCCTTCATGAACGTCAGCCCCACGGACAGCGGGATGCCGGCCCTGCCGATCGGCTACCGCGCGGCGACGGACACCGAGCGGCTGCAGACCATGCTCACCGAGAACGGGCTGGGTGCGGGCGTGCTGGCCCTGCGCGAGGACGACGGCGTGCTGACCCTGGGCGTGGACCAGGGCTACGTCGACACCCTGGCGGAAGGCTCCGGCGAGACCCTGGGCGAGAGCGACCTCTTCACCGCGGCCGTGGCCGACGCCGACAACGCCCAGATGGTGCTCTTCGTCAACGTCAACCCCTTCGAGCAGTACTACCTGCCGGAGGTCACCGACGCCAACACCCGCTCCGCGTTGGAGCAGCTGGGCGCGGTCGGGATGTCGGGCACCAACGAGAGCGACAGCGACGGGCACTTCACCGTCCGCTTCATCGCCGACCCGGAGTGA
- a CDS encoding trans-sulfuration enzyme family protein codes for MPAEHLSVETRSVHAGRADLTALGVHVPPIDLSSTYPLPSVEEGGEAYDQMAGGGVRAEGQTAVYQRLWSPGVARFEEALADLEGGEHGVAFASGMAALSAVLLACVSAGTPHVVAVRPLYGGSDHLLAGGLLGTRVTWTDAAGVREAIEPDTGLVLVETPANPTLDLVDLRTVVAAAGQVPVMVDNTFATPILQRPLELGVTLVLHSVTKFLAGHGDVLAGAVVTSTEWAQRIRPVRAITGAVLHPLSAYLAHRGLQTLAVRVLAQQDTAQVVAHWLTQHPAVQRVHYPGLEGADPAGLVGTQMSGPGAVLAFDVGSYDGAAAVAEATELITHAVSLGGVDTLVQHPAALTHRPVTADARPGEGLLRLSIGLESSADLIADLDKALSNA; via the coding sequence ATGCCTGCCGAACATCTCAGCGTCGAGACCCGGTCCGTCCACGCAGGACGCGCGGACCTGACCGCCCTGGGCGTCCACGTGCCCCCGATCGATCTCTCCAGCACCTATCCCCTGCCCAGCGTCGAGGAGGGTGGCGAGGCGTACGACCAGATGGCCGGTGGCGGCGTCCGGGCCGAGGGCCAGACCGCCGTCTACCAGCGGCTGTGGAGCCCGGGCGTGGCCCGCTTCGAGGAGGCGCTGGCCGACCTCGAGGGCGGGGAGCACGGCGTCGCCTTCGCCTCGGGCATGGCGGCGCTCTCAGCCGTACTGCTGGCCTGCGTGTCGGCCGGCACTCCCCACGTGGTGGCGGTGCGGCCGCTCTACGGCGGCTCCGACCACCTGCTCGCCGGCGGGCTGCTGGGGACCCGCGTGACCTGGACAGACGCGGCCGGGGTCCGTGAGGCCATCGAGCCGGACACCGGGCTGGTGCTGGTGGAGACTCCGGCCAACCCCACCCTGGACCTGGTCGACCTGCGCACGGTCGTGGCGGCCGCGGGGCAGGTGCCGGTCATGGTCGACAACACCTTCGCCACTCCCATCCTGCAGCGCCCTCTGGAGCTGGGCGTCACTCTGGTCCTGCACTCGGTGACCAAGTTTCTCGCCGGGCACGGCGACGTCCTGGCGGGCGCGGTGGTGACGTCCACGGAGTGGGCCCAGCGGATCCGGCCGGTGCGCGCCATCACCGGCGCCGTGCTGCACCCCCTGTCGGCCTACCTGGCCCACCGTGGGCTGCAGACCCTGGCGGTGCGGGTCCTGGCCCAGCAGGACACAGCCCAGGTGGTAGCGCACTGGCTGACCCAGCATCCGGCCGTCCAGCGGGTGCACTACCCCGGCCTGGAGGGCGCCGACCCTGCCGGGCTGGTCGGGACCCAGATGTCCGGACCGGGCGCGGTGCTCGCCTTCGACGTCGGCAGCTACGACGGGGCCGCCGCCGTGGCGGAGGCGACCGAGCTGATCACCCACGCCGTGTCCCTCGGCGGCGTCGACACCCTGGTGCAGCACCCTGCGGCGCTGACCCACCGCCCGGTCACCGCCGACGCCAGGCCTGGCGAGGGCCTCCTGCGCCTCTCGATCGGGCTGGAGTCCTCCGCGGACCTCATCGCCGATCTCGACAAGGCCCTGTCGAACGCGTGA
- a CDS encoding MerR family transcriptional regulator, protein MTEQLWTVGQVADEVGVTVRTLHHYDQIGLVRPSERSRAGYRLYTEADLQRLQHVVVYRRLGFSLDQIGEILAAGADVTAHLRRQRAAVTDRLTELTGLVSAIDKALEAQMNDYQITAEERRELFGDGFDDGYAREAEERWGGTEAWEQSQRRAKNYTKEQWEQIKAEGEEVNARFVELLTSGVPADSQAAMDVAEAARQQICTWFYDCPRELHANIAEMYVADPRFTKTYEDIHEGLARYVRDAVVANAARG, encoded by the coding sequence ATGACGGAGCAGCTCTGGACGGTCGGCCAGGTCGCCGACGAGGTCGGCGTCACGGTGCGCACCCTGCACCACTACGACCAGATCGGCCTGGTGCGGCCGTCCGAGCGCAGCCGGGCCGGCTACCGCCTCTATACCGAGGCGGACCTGCAGCGGCTGCAGCACGTCGTCGTCTACCGCCGCCTGGGCTTCTCCCTCGACCAGATCGGGGAGATCCTCGCGGCGGGCGCCGATGTCACCGCGCACCTGCGGCGGCAGCGGGCAGCGGTCACGGACAGGCTGACCGAGCTCACCGGGCTGGTCAGCGCGATCGACAAGGCCCTGGAGGCACAGATGAACGACTACCAGATCACTGCGGAGGAGCGGCGCGAGCTGTTCGGCGACGGGTTCGACGACGGCTACGCCCGGGAGGCCGAGGAGCGCTGGGGTGGCACCGAGGCCTGGGAGCAGTCCCAGCGGCGGGCCAAGAACTACACCAAGGAGCAGTGGGAGCAGATCAAGGCGGAGGGTGAGGAGGTCAACGCCCGGTTCGTCGAGCTGCTCACCTCCGGGGTGCCGGCCGACTCCCAGGCGGCGATGGACGTCGCCGAGGCCGCGCGCCAGCAGATCTGCACGTGGTTCTACGACTGCCCGCGCGAGCTGCACGCCAACATCGCCGAGATGTACGTGGCCGACCCGCGCTTCACCAAGACCTACGAGGACATCCACGAGGGTCTGGCGCGATACGTCCGCGACGCTGTCGTGGCCAACGCCGCACGCGGCTGA